From Drosophila yakuba strain Tai18E2 chromosome 2L, Prin_Dyak_Tai18E2_2.1, whole genome shotgun sequence, one genomic window encodes:
- the LOC6528175 gene encoding TBC1 domain family member 19 isoform X1, whose amino-acid sequence MEELQDASIHHMTAKVIAAIKNTKSYEPIYKELQKLVCNPTVDTHDMRNTLEDAIKSAGLETEIRNIVFNLVRTRLSKTDDKNLANKQGAKPTVSDPLGYLKRAGVLWDRRVRKSLNAMCTELKVPLHGQPRISADREDFMAKWNELSNYNMDLANYRPVYAPKDLLEVLLSLKGPAKTTENTDQIPQWEFSHIALPVKNLFELRAHYADLLRSDSYLGVPDLTIQCQRILEGRHAPMCQQFLKKGCTPAPYRGALWASVLDSKLHDYDIEYWQKLRNAVWTTDHIVDKLVFKDIQLTASNDDQYFVFEDVLYQVLLCFSRDTDIGGCVEYEAFPVKGKTYEGPPSGVVPFHGICMFAAPFCYLYDSPVNLYYTFRAFYIRYCHRLTTINTHPQGIVSLCLLFEKLLQTYEPQLWSHFRELQIQPLRVVFKWLMRAFSGHLPPDQLLVLWDLILGFDSLEILPLFAIIILSFRKESIMQVASLDSIEAILADLSSIKVLPLVQLALSRD is encoded by the exons atggaggagctgcaggatGCTAGCATCCACCACATGACCGCAAAGGTAATCGCGGCCATCAAGAACACGAAGAGCTATGAGCCCATCTACAAGGAGCTGCAGAAACTGGTCTGCAATCCCACCGTGGATACCCACGATATGCGCAACACCCTCGAGGATGCTATCAAAAGCGCCGGACTGGAGACGGAGATCCGGAACATTGTCTTCAACTTGGTCCGGACGCGACTGTCCAAAACGGATGACAAAAACCTGGCCAATAAACAAGGAGCG AAACCCACCGTTAGTGATCCACTTGGTTATCTGAAAAGAGCTGGTGTTCTTTGGGATCGAAGGGTTAGGAAAAGTTTGAATGCCATGTGCACAGAGCTGAAGGTTCCATTGCATGGTCAGCCAAGGATCAGTGCTGATCGCGAGGACTTTATGGCCAAGTGGAACGAACTGAGCAACTACAATATGG ATCTGGCCAACTATAGGCCTGTTTACGCTCCCAAGGATTTACTGGAGGTGCTGCTCTCGCTAAAAGGACCGGCCAAAACCACGGAAAATACGGA TCAAATACCACAATGGGAGTTCTCCCACATTGCACTTCCGGTGAAAAATCTGTTCGAGCTGCGTGCCCACTATGCGGACCTGCTCCGAAGTGATAGCTACCTGGGAGTGCCGGATCTAACGATTCAGTGCCAGAGGATTCTGGAGGGCAGGCATGCGCCCATGTGCCAGCAGTTCCTAAAGAAGGGCTGCACTCCCGCACCTTACAGAGGAGCTCTGTGGGCTTCTGTGCTGGACAGCAAGCTGCATGACTAT GATATTGAGTACTGGCAAAAGCTGCGCAATGCCGTCTGGACCACGGATCACATCGTGGACAAACTGGTCTTCAAGGACATTCAATTGACGGCCTCCAACGACGACCAGTACTTTGTGTTCGAGGACGTGCTCTACCAGGTGCTGCTCTGCTTCTCCCGGGACACGGACATCGGTGGATGTGTGGAGTACGAGGCGTTTCCGGTAAAGGGCAAGACATACGAAGGTCCGCCATCGGGCGTGGTGCCCTTCCACGGCATCTGCATGTTTGCCGCACCCTTCTGTTACCTGTATGACTCGCCGGTCAATCTGTACTATACATTCCGGGCCTTCTACATCCGCTACTGCCATCGCTTGACCACCATCAACACGCATCCGCAGGGGATTGTGAGTCTGTGCCTGCTCTTCGAGAAGCTGCTGCAGACCTACGAGCCGCAATTGTGGTCCCATTTTCGGGAGCTCCAGATACAGCC CCTGCGGGTCGTCTTCAAATGGCTTATGCGAGCGTTTTCCGGACATTTGCCACCCGATCAATTGCTGGTCCTCTGGGATCTG ATCCTCGGCTTTGATAGCTTGGAGATCCTTCCGCTATTCGCCATCATCATTCTCAGCTTTAGAAAGGAGAGCATCATGCAGGTGGCCTCGTTGGACAGCATCGAAGCGATTCTGGCGGACTTGTCCTCCATCAAGGTGCTGCCCCTAGTGCAACTAGCCCTAAGTCGGGACTGA
- the LOC6528175 gene encoding TBC1 domain family member 19 isoform X2, giving the protein MLVETERSQSATTIELSTSSLTLWTIKPTVSDPLGYLKRAGVLWDRRVRKSLNAMCTELKVPLHGQPRISADREDFMAKWNELSNYNMDLANYRPVYAPKDLLEVLLSLKGPAKTTENTDQIPQWEFSHIALPVKNLFELRAHYADLLRSDSYLGVPDLTIQCQRILEGRHAPMCQQFLKKGCTPAPYRGALWASVLDSKLHDYDIEYWQKLRNAVWTTDHIVDKLVFKDIQLTASNDDQYFVFEDVLYQVLLCFSRDTDIGGCVEYEAFPVKGKTYEGPPSGVVPFHGICMFAAPFCYLYDSPVNLYYTFRAFYIRYCHRLTTINTHPQGIVSLCLLFEKLLQTYEPQLWSHFRELQIQPLRVVFKWLMRAFSGHLPPDQLLVLWDLILGFDSLEILPLFAIIILSFRKESIMQVASLDSIEAILADLSSIKVLPLVQLALSRD; this is encoded by the exons atgctagTTGAAACCGAAAGATCTCAAAGTGCCACAACTATCGAGTTGTCAACTAGCTCGTTAACCTTATGGACAATT AAACCCACCGTTAGTGATCCACTTGGTTATCTGAAAAGAGCTGGTGTTCTTTGGGATCGAAGGGTTAGGAAAAGTTTGAATGCCATGTGCACAGAGCTGAAGGTTCCATTGCATGGTCAGCCAAGGATCAGTGCTGATCGCGAGGACTTTATGGCCAAGTGGAACGAACTGAGCAACTACAATATGG ATCTGGCCAACTATAGGCCTGTTTACGCTCCCAAGGATTTACTGGAGGTGCTGCTCTCGCTAAAAGGACCGGCCAAAACCACGGAAAATACGGA TCAAATACCACAATGGGAGTTCTCCCACATTGCACTTCCGGTGAAAAATCTGTTCGAGCTGCGTGCCCACTATGCGGACCTGCTCCGAAGTGATAGCTACCTGGGAGTGCCGGATCTAACGATTCAGTGCCAGAGGATTCTGGAGGGCAGGCATGCGCCCATGTGCCAGCAGTTCCTAAAGAAGGGCTGCACTCCCGCACCTTACAGAGGAGCTCTGTGGGCTTCTGTGCTGGACAGCAAGCTGCATGACTAT GATATTGAGTACTGGCAAAAGCTGCGCAATGCCGTCTGGACCACGGATCACATCGTGGACAAACTGGTCTTCAAGGACATTCAATTGACGGCCTCCAACGACGACCAGTACTTTGTGTTCGAGGACGTGCTCTACCAGGTGCTGCTCTGCTTCTCCCGGGACACGGACATCGGTGGATGTGTGGAGTACGAGGCGTTTCCGGTAAAGGGCAAGACATACGAAGGTCCGCCATCGGGCGTGGTGCCCTTCCACGGCATCTGCATGTTTGCCGCACCCTTCTGTTACCTGTATGACTCGCCGGTCAATCTGTACTATACATTCCGGGCCTTCTACATCCGCTACTGCCATCGCTTGACCACCATCAACACGCATCCGCAGGGGATTGTGAGTCTGTGCCTGCTCTTCGAGAAGCTGCTGCAGACCTACGAGCCGCAATTGTGGTCCCATTTTCGGGAGCTCCAGATACAGCC CCTGCGGGTCGTCTTCAAATGGCTTATGCGAGCGTTTTCCGGACATTTGCCACCCGATCAATTGCTGGTCCTCTGGGATCTG ATCCTCGGCTTTGATAGCTTGGAGATCCTTCCGCTATTCGCCATCATCATTCTCAGCTTTAGAAAGGAGAGCATCATGCAGGTGGCCTCGTTGGACAGCATCGAAGCGATTCTGGCGGACTTGTCCTCCATCAAGGTGCTGCCCCTAGTGCAACTAGCCCTAAGTCGGGACTGA